In one Poecilia reticulata strain Guanapo linkage group LG8, Guppy_female_1.0+MT, whole genome shotgun sequence genomic region, the following are encoded:
- the rab5c gene encoding ras-related protein Rab-5C, whose translation MAGRGGPARTNGTAASNKICQFKLVLLGESAVGKSSLVLRFVKGQFHEYQESTIGAAFLTQTVCLDDTTVKFEIWDTAGQERYHSLAPMYYRGAQAAIVVFDITNTDTFTRAKNWVKELQRQASPNIVIALAGNKADLASKRAVDFQEAQAYADDNSLLFMETSAKTAMNVNEIFMAIAKKLPKNEPQGGAGPGGRARGGVDLQETAPQGRSGQCCGGGN comes from the exons ATGGCAGGGCGAGGTGGACCAGCACGGACCAACGGCACCGCTGCTAGCAACAAGATATGTCAGTTCAAACTAGTGCTACTGGGAGAATCGGCAGTTGGAAAGTCCAGCCTGGTGCTGCGCTTCGTCAAGGGCCAGTTTCACGAGTACCAAGAGAGCACCATCGGAG CTGCCTTCCTCACACAGACGGTATGTTTGGATGATACAACAGTCAAGTTTGAGATCTGGGACACCGCAGGACAGGAACGGTATCACAGCTTGGCGCCTATGTACTACAGAGGAGCCCAGGCTGCCATTGTGGTCTTCGACATCACCAACACA GATACATTCACACGTGCAAAGAACTGGGTGAAGGAGCTGCAGCGACAAGCCAGCCCCAACATCGTCATTGCACTGGCAGGAAACAAAGCCGACCTGGCCAGCAAGAGAGCCGTAGATTTCCAG GAAGCACAAGCATATGCAGACGACAACAGCTTGCTCTTCATGGAAACTTCAGCCAAGACCGCAATGAATGTTAATGAGATTTTTATGGCTATAG CCAAGAAACTTCCGAAGAACGAGCCCCAGGGCGGAGCGGGACCAGGCGGACGGGCCAGAGGTGGCGTGGACCTGCAGGAAACCGCGCCACAGGGCAGAAGTGGCCAGTGCTGTGGGGGTGGAAACTAA